In the Acidobacteriota bacterium genome, CGCCGCACGGTGGGCCACAGTCAGAAGCCATGCTCTTGGATTCCTGATATTCGAAAGTCGCCGACCCTGCTCGACCAGTCGCACGAAGACATCCTGAACGACGTCGGACGCATCCTCCGACGAGCCAGTGCGCCACAGCGCCAGCCCGTAGAGCTGGTGAGAGGCTTCGTCGTAAAGCGTCTCGAGGGAATCCAACCGCCCTGCGGCGATATCCGCAAAGAGCCCACGCCAGTCCTCTTTGACATGGCGGGACGAGGTTTCAACCACGGTCGGAGACGTCAACAGGTCGTTGCTCACAGCTTCCACACTATCTCAGACGTCCCACCCGACGCCTTTTGTCAATCGACCCCGCAAGGAGATTCCGAATTCCGAATTCAATACTCTCCTCCTGCTACGATGCCTCGGTGATCATCACAGTGATTCTCGCTTCGATCATGGCCGGTGCGGTCTTCAGCCTGCTCCATGCGATCAGGGTCGGCGACCGGCCGCTGGAAGTGTTCTCGAAAAGCGCGGCCTCGGTCGCATTCGTCGCCCTCGGCTTCGCCCGTTGGTCTGCCGGTGACCCTGTAGACACCTGGATGATCGCGGCGCTCACACTCTGCGCAGTGGGAGATTTCTGCCTTCTGTGGGACAGGTCTTTCGATGTTGGTCTGATCGCCTTTCTCCTCGGCCACGTCGCTTACGTGGCCGGATTCACCCTCGCCCTCCCGATCGGTGGATGGCCACTCCTCACTCTGGTTCCTTTGGTTGCAGCCGGAGCCTTCGCCTCGAGGTGGTTATGGCCCCACCTCGGTAGCAAACGCATGCCTATTGTGATCTACCTGATCGTCATATCGATTATGGTCTGGGGGGGCCTATCGACCTTCTTGAGAGGTGTTCTACCCTGGACGGCGGCCGTCGGGGCGGTCCTTTTTTATCTCTCGGATCTCGCGGTCGCCCGCCATCGGTTCGTGCGCGAATCTTTCCTCAACCGAGCCATCGGTCTTCCCGTCTACTTCTCTGGCCAAATCCTCCTTGCCATGACCGTTGGAGCGGGTTAGCCTCGCCATCGCGCGGAGGAAACTCATGAAGTCTGGCATCGCATTTCTTCTTATTGTCGTGGTTTCGATCGCCAGCATGGCGGTTGCACAGGCCACCTGGAGCGGACACACGAGCGCCGGTGAGTACGCCTTTGCGCGTGGAGATGTCACCCGCGCCAAGGCCGAGTTCCAGGCCGCGCTCGACATCGCCCAGGGATTTCCTCCCGGTGACCGGAGGCTGGAGACCAGCCTGGAAAACCTCGCGCGGCTGTATGAGCATCAATCGGAGTTCGACCAGGCTCAGCCGCTGTACCAGCTCCTGTTGGTTGCACAGGAGAATCGTCTCGGTATGGACGATCCCGGGTTGCTCGGCACGCTCTTCGCCGTCGCCCGTGTCAGTCAACCGACCGGCGACCTGCCGACAGTCGTTGACAGCCTTGAACGGTACGCCGCGATCGCCGATGCGAGCGGTAAGGCAGATCCGAGGAAACACTGGCAGGCGATGCAGATGCTCGCTCGCATGGAAACCGTTCAGGAGAAGCCGGAACGGGCTCTCGACTGGCAACGCCGGACGAGGGACGCCATTACAGAAGATCCCGGCGCGACGGCCGAGGAGCGCGCGATGGTGCTCGTGTCGCTGGCGGAAATGGAGCTGAACGCGGGCCACGGACCGGAGGCCGAGCGCGCATACCTCGAGATCGCGGAGATCCGCGAAGAGGAGGGCGAAAGCGATGCCCTTCCGCGGACGATGGCGGCGGGCGCGGACATCGCCCTCGCATCGGGTGAACTCGATACGGCCGAAAGCCTCGCCATGCGGGCGCTCGACGCATCACCGGACGCCGAATCCGAACTCCTGGCGCGCAGGGTTCTCGCCGACATCAGCTGGATCCAGGTCAATCGCGGCACGAACGACATGGAAATGCTCCTGGCCGCCGCAAAGGACAGTGAGGACCTGGTCCGGGCACGTGACCGCCTGCAATCACTCGCCCTCCTGCAAGATCCGCCAACGGCGGAGATTCTGTCCCGGATGGCTCAGGTCGAAGCTCTACGCGGTCAACCTGCATCCGCGGCCGATTGGCAGCGCCGTCTCGTCGAGGCTCTGCCGGCCGACTCCAGGATGGAGGCCCAGGTCAATCTCGTACCACTCCTGGGCGCAGCGGGTCTCTGGCATGAAGCACTGGCGATCAACGGAGCCCAGCTCGCCGAGCTCGAATCGCGCTACGGACCTTCTGACCGTCGATTGTTGCCGCTGCTCGGACAACGCCTGGGACTACTCGAGGGGGCGGGTCAGAAAAAGGAAGCGAAGAAGGTCAGGAAGCGGATGAAAAAAATCTCGCGCTGATCCACCCTCCCAACCAGCCCAACGCGCACTTGGAATTCTCAATGTTGAATCCCCAACAACCGATCCCGGTTGCTGAGGGTGCGGGTGGGAAATTCGCAATTCGAAATTCGCAATTCGAAATGCTCCCCTGACTTGCCCCGGATTTTCTCATCAGCGATGATGGCGCCATGAAGCACCGTTTACCACCCGGAAAAGTCCCCTGGGAAATTGTCGCCGACCTGCTTGCAGGTGATCTTCCTCCCGAGGTCAAGCTCGGGCCGGCTGCGGGGGAGGACGCAGCCCTGGTCGAGATCGGCGACGAACTCTGGGCGATCGCCACGGATCCGATCTCCTTCACCGCCACTGACGCCGGCCGACTGGCGGTTTTCGTCAATGCCAACGACGTCGCCGTACGTGGAGCGAAACCTCGGTACTTCCTCGCGGTGGGACTGATCGCGCCGAGCGAAGCGTCGTCGGAACGCGTCTCGGATCTCCTTGGTCAGGTGCGCGCAGCGTGCGACGAGGTCGGCTGCTCACTGATCGGCGGACACACCGAGGTCACCCCCGGTCTCCCACACAGCATGGTCGTGGGTACGATGCTCGGACGGGTCGAAGGCGTTCCTTTGACCACCGGCGGCCTGCGTGAGGGGGACTTTCTGGGCATGACCCGCTTCGCCGGCCTCGAGGGAACCGCCATCCTCCTTGCCGAACATGGTGACAGCTGGCGATCAACGCTGGATTCTGCCCCGATTTCCGCGATGGAAGAAAGCCCTGGAAACAGCTGTTTGCTGGTCGCACCCGAAGCGTTACTGGCTGCCTCCTGCAGTGGCGTCACGGCCCTGCACGACGTCACCGAAGGCGGTGTTGGCGAGGCGCTTCATGAAATGGCGGTCGCATCCGGACTCGACATCCGTATCGACAGTGCGGCAATCCCGGTGCTCCCGGTGACCCGGGCCATCTGCGAGGACCTCGGAATCGACCCTCTGGGATTGATCGGCTCCGGTTCGATTCTCGTCGGATGTGAGAAAAAATCCCGGTCCCGGGTGGAGGCCGCCTTCGAAGAGGCAGGCGTGCCGTTCAGCTGGATCGGTCGCGCTCGGGCACCCAGTGAATCACCCCGATCGAGCCTGTCCCGTTTTCCCAGGGACGAGCTGCTCAAGGCCCATGTGATGGACACCATACGAGCCGTGATCTTCGACATGGACGGCACCCTGATCGACTCGCGCTATGACTGGCCGCAGATCCGCCGGAGTCTCGGCGTCACCGGCTCGTCGATCATCGATGATCTCAACGGTTTGCCCGAGCCCCAGCGATCACGAAAATGGGCGGATCTCGAGGAGACTGAAAGGGCCGCCAGCGAGAGCGCGATACTCCATGAGGGCGCGCGAGAACTCCTCATGTTGCTCGCCGAGAAGGGCCTCTCCACCGCCCTCGTGACCAACAACAGCGAGCCCAACACACGGCACCTACTCGACCGATTCGGGCTTCGTTTCGACATCGTCCTGACGCGGGACTCAGGGCTCTGGAAGCCGTCTGGAGCGCCGATTGCCGAAGCGGTGAGGCGCCTCGGGGTTTCACCGGGCTTTTGTCTCGGAGTCGGCGACTCGCGCTATGACCTGCTCGCTGCGCGGGAGGCCGAGCTTTCGGCCGTCTGCCTCCTTCACGACGGCGCGAGGGGTGACAGCCTCGAGGCAGACCTCGCCTTCGTCGACATCCCGGCGTTCGTGCGGTACCTGCGGGTCGTCTTACCCTAGCGATATTCGATGCCAGATACTGGTCGCTCGATGCTCGATGCTGGATGCTGGATACACACAGAGGACGACTGACTCTCGGTTGGGCGGGGGGATCGAGTATCCAGTATCGAGCATCCACTGAATGGGCGGATCCGCGCTACTCGGCTTCAGTTTCCTCCAGTGCCGATTTGAGCTCGCGCAGTTTTCCTTGGATCGACCGCACATTCTCCGGGCCCATGCGCAGCAGCTGCCGCTGGGCACTTGAGAGGGCCTCGAGCTCATTATCGGCCCAGGCGTAGGTAACGACCAGCTGCTCGACCTGCTCTGTGCCTCTCAACACCGGCGCCGCCAACAGATGGTCGATCGCCCGTGCCAGGCGTCTGTCGAAATCCGCGTTGGCCGGGCTGATCTCGGCGTATGCATCGTCAATGAGTGGCTCGAGCTCGTGGTAGAGCACAACGGCGCCCTCGGTATCGAGGGCATCGAAGACGTCCGCGACAACATCGTAACGGTGGTAGGTGTCAGGCTCTATGACCAGGACTCCGTTGGGCTTTTCATCGACCTCGAAACCACCCTTGGGGCGCATGAAATCGAGATGTTCCCGCGGGCTGACACCTGATGCGATGTTGTCGACCGAAGCGACGAACCTCCGGATCAAATCTTCATTGACGAGCCACGCTGCGAGCTTGGGATGAGAGGAGAGCTCGGTGGTCAGCTCGCGCACTACCGCGTCGCTGGTGGCCAGAGTGGTGCCACTCAGACGAACGGACAACCGTTCCTCGAGAGTCGGAGTCGGCTCCGGCACGGGCGTTGGCGTGGCGAAAGACACGGTCTCCACGGGCTCCTCTGCTCTATCCCGACTGAAATACCACCACCCGAGTGCTGCAGCCACGATAACGACCAGAGCGACAAAGATAGCGATGATGGTACGGTTCTGTTCTGCCATGGATGCCTCCGGACTCAAGGATACACCCGACCCACCCAACCGCCCGACACCAAATGCTGGATGCTAGATGCTGGATGCTGGATGCTGGATGCTGGATGCTAGATGCTGGATGCTGGATGCTGGATGCGTGTGAATGGTGACGCTGACAGCTGTGATGTGGGGCCGACAGCTCAACGAAATTGTGAGCTAGAACCCTTCCAGCACGGCCGTCACCAGCGCACTCGAGAATTCCTTCGACAGCTCCGTCATGGCGACGTTCTGCTTGTCGAAATAGTCCACCGCCACAGGATCGACAGCGTACGAGGTGCGGCGCGAAAAGGCCTTGTCCTCCCAAAGGATTTCCGGCTCTTCCCCGCGCACGTCTTGCAGCTGTACGACGGCCTGCAGGCTCATCTGGTACTCGTTCGCACGGCCCTGTTCGTCGTAGGACACAGGAATTACGGCCAGCCGCTGGATAGTGCCAGACAGGATCACGTCTGCCTGCGACGGATCATCGACAAGGCGGAGTCTGCGCCGGCGCACCCACTCCAGTGTCAATGCCTCCATCAACCTCTGATCCATTTCCACCCACCTGGTTTGGTTCTCGAAGTTCTCCACGTGGAGCGTTTCAATTTCCTCCGGTAGGAACGACGTCGTTCCTACGAGGTGATAACCACACGACGTCAGCTCGGCCGCCACAAACAATGTTACGAGAAGACGCGGCAAGAACTTCACTGGGGCACGTTAGCACAAGATTCGGCCCGAGACCTGAGGCCTGGGGCTTGAGACTTGACGCCGTGTTGGCGCGATCAAGCTTGCATGCCCTCGGCTCGCAGGTCCCAAGCCTCAAGCCCTGCGGATCGTGGCCACGCTGTCATTTTTTGCTCCGATACCCGGCTCGAAGCTTGCGGATCTCTTCCATGCGCTCGGCGATGCGGCTTTCCCAGCCGTACCCGGTCGGGAAATAGAAACGTGTCCCGACCAAATCCTCCGGAAGACACTCGAGGTCCGCAACAGCCCCGTCCTCGTCGTGCGCGTATTTGTAGCCCTCGCCATATCCCGCATCTTTCATCAGGGTGGTCGGCGCATTTCGAATCGACATCGGAATGGCGAGACCAGGTCGATGGGCAACCTCCCGCTTGACCCTGCCGTAGGCCTTATAGAGGGCGTTCGATTTCGCGGCCAGGCATAGGTAGACGGCCGCTTGGGCGAGTGCGAGCTCGCACTCGGGCATGCCGATGTGGTCGACAGCCTGCGCCACCGCCGCCACCTGTTGCAGGGCTCTCGGGTCCGCCATCCCGACGTCCTCCGACGCCATGCGCAGCATCCGCCGAACGACAAATCTCGGATCGGCACCACCCTCGAGCATTCGGGCAAGCCAGTAGAGAGCCGCGTCGACGTCGGAGTTCCTCACCGCCTTATGGAGAGCAGAAATGAGGTTGTAATGCTCCTCGCCACCCTTGTCGTAGACCGCGACCACATTCTGCGCCACCCGCTCGACGAGCTCGGTATCTACAGCCGTCAGTCCATCCGATAACGCCACTGTCACAGCGAGCTCGAGGTGGTTGAGGGCCTGGCGTGCGTCACCGGCTGCAACCGTCGCGATCAGCTCCAGTGCATTGGGCTCTATTTCGGGCGCGATATTACCCAGGCCTCGATCTCCGTCATCAAGCGCCGAGTGGAGAATCTCGACGAGCTGGACCGGCTTCAGCGGATCGAGGATGTACACTTTGACCCGTGACAACAAAGCGCGATTGAGCTCGAAAGACGGGTTTTCGGTGGTGGCGCCAATGAGCACAATGTCCCCCGCCTCGACGTAGGGCAGGAACGCATCCTGTTGAGCACGGTTGAAACGGTGGATTTCGTCGACGAAAAGCACCGTTCGACGCCCCTCGGAGCGACGAAGTCCACGGGCCGCTGACATCACCGACCGCGCTTCTCTGACACCCGAAAGAACAGCCGAAAAAGTCACCATCTCGGCACCGGCGGCTTCGGCGAGAAGCCTGGCGATCGTCGTCTTTCCGCTGCCTGGCGGTCCCCAAAAAACCACTGACGGCAACTCTCCGTCAACCAGCAGCGACCGGATGACCCCGCTTTTGCCGACCAGCGCCTCCTGCCCAACGACCGCGTCGAGATTTTTCGGCCTCATGCGTTCGGCGAGCGGGCCGATCGAAGGGTCATCCGGGAAGAGTGGCGGCTGACCCATCTCTCACACGGGCCCACCGGTCAGCGAGGCCGCCCGTTCGAGGTCGAGCATGCGAACGAAGGCTGTCATCAGTGTGGGCCCCACAGTAACGGCGCCATGCTCGCGCAAAACGCACGCCTTGGCCAATCTCAACGCGGCAGCAGTCGATTCTGCGAGGGCCCGCGAGCCCTCCGGATGATGGGGAACCGCGAAAATCGCGCCAACCATCCTGCCGCGATCTTCGAGCCGCCTCCACACCGGGAGCTTTCCCTGGGCATCGAGCTGCAGCAGCCGGGGCGGGTGGGCGTGGACTACCGCTCCAATGTCCGGTACCCCTCGATAAAGCTCGAGGTGAAGCCTCGCCTCAGAGCTGGCCGCAGGGGGGAGGGCATCCGACTCGAGTGCAACCTCCACCAGATCCTGCGGTTGCAGGTTTCCGAGTTCGGACCCGGTCGAGGTCATCAGACACCGACTCTCTGCGAGCCGAATCGAGAGATTACCCTCGCTCTCTCGAACCAGTCCAGCGTCGGCGAGGCGTCGTCCTACCTCGATGAGTATTGTGCGAGGGTCAGCGAGGTTCATGCTGTTCGGCACTCAGCCGTATCCGGCACTCCTCGCTACACAGGAAGCGGTCTTCACCGTTCGCCAGCGCTCTCCCGGCCGGCACGAAGGTCCCGCAAACAGCGCACTCCACAAGCTCTTCGACTGTGTTTCCCCCGTCCCCACTCGCCCATTGCCGTCGACGGCGCCGGGCTTCGGGCGAGAAACGGCTGAAGCTGTCCGCTCCCGGCGCCTTTTCGGACAGCCGTCGACCGATCGTGGCGAGGATACGCCACACGACGAGGAGCACAATGACGACCAGCAGGATGCGTTGCATGAGACCGTTCCAAGGGGAAGAGTATAAACCCTCGAATTCGGAATTCAGAATTCCGGAGGCGTCAGCCGCCGAAGACTTCCTTTTCCAGGCCGGAAAGATCCGGGATTCCAGAATTGCTTTCCTTGAGTTCCAGGAGTGCTCGCAGCGTCTCTGCCGCCAAATCGTGGTCGTGCAGATCGAATTGGTATACGACGACCTTGTTGTACAACGCCTGCCAGTGGTCAGGATCAGCGGCGAGGGCCTGATCGAGCAGATCGATGCTTTTCTGAGGCTGGCCGAGGTTCCGGTAGACGACTGCGAGGTCGGTCATGACATTTGCATCACCTGGCTGCGCAGCAAGCGACTTTTCGTACCACTCTCTGGCATCCGGCCATCGGTTGGCATCGAAATAGAGATTACCCAAGGCAGCCAACAACCCTGCATCATCGGGATTGTCGGCGAGAAGCGCCTCGACCTCTGCCACCCGCTGTCGCAGCTGCTGTGCGTCGGCACCAGTGGAGGAATCCAGAGGTGGGTGGCCGTCCGGCAGCCCCTCGGCCTGCGACCCAGCCTGGGGGTTGAGGCCCAACCTGACGGCCTTCGCAGGGGGTATCGGCTGGCGTTCGGCCAGCACGTAGCCAATCACGAGACCGATCATCAAGCCGATGATGAGTGTGAGCCATGGATTTCGGTGCATGCTCGGGATCCTCCATTCCGATTCGCAAACGCCCGGGCTGGGAGCCGGAACAATAGCACGACTCGCCGTGCTAGCCCGAATTACTCATGAGGTTTCGTCGCGAGGGCGACGAGGCGCCGAGCCCGGTGGGGTTTCCGACCCGAGGGGCGCGGAGGCGTACTCGATGGTACGTCGAGAACCCCGAGGTGAGAAAAAACCGCCGGGTGCGGTGCATCGTCGTCCGCAGTAGAGACCTCATGAGAATTCCGGGCTACTCGCCCTCGACGATCCTGGTCGCAGTCCAACTACCCATCGCCGGGAGGCCGCTCGCGAGCTGAGTCGCCTCCCAATTGCCCTGCAGCCGGGCATTTCTGCCGTGCCCGACAAGACGACCGTAGAAGATCGCCGCAAACCCGTACTGGGAGTCGATTCTCTCGAGCCTCACCTTACCGGCGACAAAAGTCCCCCGGAACGAGCCGTTGAATCCCCCGGACAACGAATAGGTTCCACTCACAAGGGTGCCCTGTTGTTGGAGGTAGGCGACTCCCTCCTGGCCCGGTTCAACAACCAGCTGCCAGCTGCCTGCAAGAGGCGCACTCGCCTCGCCGATCCCGGCCGCCAGACGCTGCACCTCGGCCTCGATCGCGGCGATCATCGACCGATTTTCGAGCATTGCGCCCCGCTGTTGTTGCATCTCTGTCAGAATCGCCAGAACCTCCGCCTCCGTCTTTCGAAGATCTGCGTCATGCAGTCGAAGACTCTCGACGGACTCGCCCTGCCGTTGGGCGTCAAGAAGATTGCCGGTTTGCTGCTCGAATCGGGACCAGATCGCACGGAGCTCCTCGCGTGTCTCGACGAGGTCACCGAGCTGGGTGTCCAACAGTGACTCTCGGATCGTAACCTGTTCGCGCAGGCTGGCACCGACCTGACCACCAACCACATTCGGCAGAATGACAATCGCGGCGATTGCGAGAATAGCGGCTCGTTTCATGACTCGCTCCCTTTCGAACCTCCGTGACAGAGCCCGCCCGAAGCAGCGATGCCGAGTCGGCCCCTCACGAACCCTCAAACCTGTTCACGACCGCGGTACCGACGAGGTCGCTCCATACGTTGGTAGCGGTGCGCATCATGTCAAGGACGCGATCGACCGCGATGATCGTGCCAATGCCCTCGAGCGGCAACCCAACCGCCTGAAGCACCACGACGAGCATCACCAGACCGGCCATGGGGATGCCGGCAGCACCAACCGAGGCAAGTAACGCCGTCAACAGAACCAGAGCCTGTTGATGGAGTTCGAGCCCCACTCCATACATTTGGGCGATGGTCAATGCCGCAACCGCCTCGTAGAGCGCGGTTCCATCCATATTGACCGTGGCACCAAGGGGCAGTACAAAGCTCGTCACTCCACGGCGATTGCCAGCCTTTTCCGAGCAATCCATGCTCAAGGGCAGGGTAGCCGATGACGAGGCGGTGGAAAAGGCGGTGGCAACCGCCGGCGCCATTCGCCTGCCGTACTCGAGCGGATTCCGTGCACCGAGTATGAGGAGAATCAGCGGCAGGGTCACCATCGCGTGAACCAAGAGACCGACCCCAACCGTCACGAAGTAGTATCGCAGGTCCCAGATGATGCCGGGTCCGCTACGTGCGACCTCGCGAGCCAGCAGGGCGAAGATCCCGACCGGCGCGAGTCTTACGATGGCCAGGGTCAAAGCCTGGATCACTTCGAGCACGCCGTCCACCAACCGTTGTACGGCGTCCACGTTGGGTCCGTTGAGACGCGTCAAGAAAAGCCCGAAAAGGAGTGCAAAGACGATGACGGGAAGCACCTCTCCGGCAGCCATCGCCGAGATGACGTTGTCCGGCACCATCCTCAAAAGAAAATCCGGCAGCGACGATGACGTCGTGGAAAAGCCCTCAGGCAGGTCTCGAGCGGTCGCGAAATCGAGATGAACGCCCGGTCTTATGACATTGACGAGCGCCATGCCGACAACGATCGCAAGGGTCGTGGATACTGTGTAGTAGAGCACCGTTCGGATGCCGACCCGGCCCACCGACCGGGCGCTGCCGAGGCTTGCCACACCACTGACAAGTGAAGTGAAGATGAGTGGAATGATGATCATCTTCAGGAGCCTGAGAAACAGATCGCCGATGAAACCGATGTTTTCCGCGGCTGCAGGAACCAACCAGCCGAAAGCCACACCGGCCACCAGGGCGATGAGTACCTGCCAGTGGAGCTTGAAGAACCAGGATTTCGACTTCGAGTTGTCGTCGGCCATCAATCCTCCGTGAACCGTCGCGGGTCAGAATAACATCACGGAGGAGCACACAAGCGAAGGCACTCAGCTACAAGCTGATGGCTTCAATCATCATCCTGCTTCACGACGTGTCCAAGAGCGTCCTCGACCTGTTCTTCGACCTTGCCGGCATCACGTTTTTCGACTTCGGCCACTTCGTTGACCAGGAGCTGCCTGGCATGGTCGTACATTTTCCGCTCGCGAAAGCTGAGGGTCTTTCGGCCGGCGACCTCTGCAAGACACAGCAGCACATCGACGATTTCGTCGAGATCACCGGTCTTGATTCGGTCCAGATTGGCGCGATACCGGTCCTTCCAGTCCTCCGCGTTTTCGCCCTCGGCGGCCCTCAGGCGCTTCATCACCTGTTTGACCTGTTTCTTTTCCGAGAGACGCCTCAGACCGACCCGCTCACAGTTATCGACAGGAACCATCACCTTTGAGTCGGAACCGATCAGTCGAAGGTGATAGCACTTCATCTCGGTACCGGCAAAAACCTCGTTCGAGATTTCCTCGACGACCGAAACGCCTTGGCTGGGGTAGACAACCTTGTCGCCAACCTTGAACTGCACTCGCGCCCCTTTCTTGGACGCTTCAGGTTAACACGGCCACAGAGCGAATACCCTCAGCCGAGCTCCGCACGGCAGTGCGGGCACACCAGCGCCCCGGGACGGATGTCACCGCCGCAGTGTTCGCACGTCACCCTTCTGCTGCTCACTGCTCGCAATGTGATCACCGAAACCGCAACGAACCCCAGCAAAACGAACATTGAAAGCGGAGGCGCAACGAATGCCGTACCTGCGAGCGTCGCGGATGCACCCGCCTCGCTCACTGACGCGAGCTTCCCCGCAGATTCATGGGCGTCTTCTGCAAGATCGCGGAACGGACGTCGCACCTGGTTCCGCAGCCAGTGAACGCCGGCTGCGGTTGTACCGCCGAGGACGCCTGATGCGCCGAGTTGAATCAAGCTGTCGTTGAGGGTGCCGGTCATGGCCGCGAAGCCGATGAATCCTGCAATGATTTTCGGCAGATACGAGGCAACATCCGAGAACCTGCCGAGGTCCGGGTGGGCATCGACGATGATCTCCACGATCACGAGCACGCCGAGGATGGCCATCACAGCCGGATCGGCGATCCACGCGAAACGTTCAGAGAGCTCGAAGTATGACGTGTAGTTGAATGCACCGAGGGCGAGCACCGGGATGAAGGCCTTCGCGCCCGCACCCGCCGAGAGCCCGAATGCTGCCATAATTGTCATCAGCGATTCCATTACGATCTCCTTGTCGTTTCCATTGACCCTACGGCGCCTGCATTTTCTCCATAATGCCGGCGACCGACCAACCGAGCAGCGCTGCGGCTGCAACTGCAAGAAGGATCAGCACGATGCTGATCACCGCCAGAGTGATTGGAAGCGCTTTCTCCCAACCCGCGAGCTCTTTCCCCTTCCGTTCTCGTTCCAGGCTCACCGCCGTCGACAGGTGGACGATCGAAGTGAGCAGCGCGAATGTGCCCGCCCCGACTGCAACCCCTGCAACCGGAACGGTCATTGCTCCGTACCCGGGCAGACCGATCCAAAGAAATGCAAACCGGCCCAACCAACGATTGAGAAGTCGCCGCACTGGCCTCAGCAGCCGCTGCGCATCCCTGACCAGCACGATACGCACGATCACCAGATGTGCGGCCACCACCAAGGGGACCACAGCCAACGCACCGATATGCACGAACGGCATCACAATCGCGACGACCGCGACCAGAGGCGTCCCCCACATGAGTAAACGACGGTAGGTGGCGGTTTGTTCCTGTTGAACTCTCACAAAACGCAACTCGAGCGCTTCCGAATTCGCATCGGTTCCGAGATTCCGCCCGCAGTGAGGACACGCTTCGAGAGCCTGGCGAGCCGGAAGCTTCTCAAGGCACCAGGGACACGATTTCGCCATCGGCCGAGTATACGCACACGCAACAGTAGAATTCGGAATTCAGAATTCGGAATTCGGAATTACCCTCCGCCCAACCGTGGATTTCGAAATTCGAACTTGAACTCCCGCCCAGCTTCTCGTTTTCCACTGTGCGGCCTCGGGGCAAAAATGATGGAACGTTCGAACGT is a window encoding:
- a CDS encoding dicarboxylate/amino acid:cation symporter codes for the protein MADDNSKSKSWFFKLHWQVLIALVAGVAFGWLVPAAAENIGFIGDLFLRLLKMIIIPLIFTSLVSGVASLGSARSVGRVGIRTVLYYTVSTTLAIVVGMALVNVIRPGVHLDFATARDLPEGFSTTSSSLPDFLLRMVPDNVISAMAAGEVLPVIVFALLFGLFLTRLNGPNVDAVQRLVDGVLEVIQALTLAIVRLAPVGIFALLAREVARSGPGIIWDLRYYFVTVGVGLLVHAMVTLPLILLILGARNPLEYGRRMAPAVATAFSTASSSATLPLSMDCSEKAGNRRGVTSFVLPLGATVNMDGTALYEAVAALTIAQMYGVGLELHQQALVLLTALLASVGAAGIPMAGLVMLVVVLQAVGLPLEGIGTIIAVDRVLDMMRTATNVWSDLVGTAVVNRFEGS
- a CDS encoding CarD family transcriptional regulator, yielding MQFKVGDKVVYPSQGVSVVEEISNEVFAGTEMKCYHLRLIGSDSKVMVPVDNCERVGLRRLSEKKQVKQVMKRLRAAEGENAEDWKDRYRANLDRIKTGDLDEIVDVLLCLAEVAGRKTLSFRERKMYDHARQLLVNEVAEVEKRDAGKVEEQVEDALGHVVKQDDD
- a CDS encoding DUF4126 family protein, encoding MESLMTIMAAFGLSAGAGAKAFIPVLALGAFNYTSYFELSERFAWIADPAVMAILGVLVIVEIIVDAHPDLGRFSDVASYLPKIIAGFIGFAAMTGTLNDSLIQLGASGVLGGTTAAGVHWLRNQVRRPFRDLAEDAHESAGKLASVSEAGASATLAGTAFVAPPLSMFVLLGFVAVSVITLRAVSSRRVTCEHCGGDIRPGALVCPHCRAELG